CGCCGGAGCGGTAGTCGGCCAGCAGCCCGAACCCGACGAACGAGCTGCCGAACAACGCCAGCTGGGCGATCAGCGCCGGGGTGAGCAGCATCCAGCCGTCCACTTCGGACAGGCCTTGCGCCTGCATCGCCTTGACCATCAGCGGTCCGAACAGGAACAGGTACAGCAGCGGCTGCATGATCCCGATCATGACCCAGGTCGGGTTGCGCAGCGCCGCCTTCATGTCGCGGCGGAAGATCAGCCAGGTGTCACGCAGCACGGGGGCCCTCCTCGGCTTCGCGCAGCGAGCGCCCGGTCAGCGTCAGGAAGACGTCGTCGAGCGTCGGCCGGTGGACCTGGACCGAAAGCATCGGAATGCTCTTCGTGTCGAGCGCCCGCAGCAGCTCCGGCAGCGCGACGTCGCCGCGCGGTACCCGGAACCGGACGAGCCCGTCGGCGACGGACAGCTCGTGCGCGCCCGGCAGGCGTCCCGCGATCTCGGCGGCGTCCGCGCCCTGCTCCGGATCGACGCCCACTTCGACGCGGTCGCCGCTGACCCGCGCCTTCAGCGCGTCCGGCGTGCCCTCGGCGACGATCCGGCCGTCGTCGATGACGATCAGCCGGTCGGACAGCGCGTCGGCTTCGTCCAGGTAGTGGGTGGTGAGGAAGACCGTGACGCCCTGCTCGGCGCGCAGCCGGCGGATGTGCTCCCACAGGTTGGCGCGGCTCTGCGGGTCGAGCCCGGTCGACGGCTCGTCGAGGAACACCAGCCCCGGCGAGTGGATCAGCCCGAGCGCGATGTCGAGCCGCCGTCGCTGCCCGCCCGACAACGTCCTGGTCAGCCGCTGGTCCAGCCCGGTCAGGTCGAGCTGCTCGGTCAGTGCGGCGCCGCGCGCGATCGCGTCGGCCTTGCTCATCCGGTAGAGCCGCCCCTGCAGTTCGAGCTCATCGGCGACCGTGGTCTCCGGCGAGCTGCCGCCGCCCTGGGCGACGTAGCCGATGCGCTCCCGCACCCCCAGCGGGTCGGCCAGCAGGTCGCGGCCGCCGACGGTCGCGGTGCCCGCGGTCGGCTTCAGCAGCGTGGTCAGCATGCGCAGCGTGGTCGTCTTCCCGGCGCCGTTCGGCCCGAGGAACCCGACGAGCTCGCCCGCTTCGACGTCGAGGTCGACGCCCTTCACCGCGTGTACTTCGCCCCCAGTGCGGCCCTTGCGGCGGAACCGCCGCTCGAGACCGCGTGCCGTGATCATGGAGAAACCCCTCTCGAAGGTATTCAAGCTTGACTAGCTGAGGCGCTCACTGTGCCCCAGAAGAGTGCGCTAGTCAAACTTGATTACCGAGCGGGCGGCTCGCCGAATGCGTCCCCGGACTCGCCGGCCATCACGTACTCGCCCGCTTCGAGCCGGGCGATCAGGCCTTCGAGCCAGGCGAGGCTCGTGTCGGTGATCCCGCCCCACAGCCGGTACAGCTCACCGACGTGCTCGGGGGTGCCCTGCCCCATGTTCACCTTCAGCTCTTCCAGCATCAGCGTCGCCTGCTGCTGTTCGGCCCGCAGGTGCACCAGCCGGTGCCGCAGCAGGTTGATCACGCGCGCGCGGGGCAGCGTCGTCATCAGCGAGATGGCGGCCGACAGGTCGGGGTGGTTGAGCTCCGGATCGGACAGCGCCTTCGACAGCAGCACCTGGTACTCCTGCTCGCCCTCGCCGGTGAGCCGGTAGGCGGTCCGGTCCGGGCCGCCCTCGCCCGGCTCGACGTCGACCTGTTCCAGCAGGTCTTCGGCGGTCATCTTCTTCAGCGCGTGGTAGATCGAGCCGGGCTGGACGTTGGCCCACTTGTCCGCGGACCAGGTCAGCAGCTCCCGCCGCACCTGGTAGCCGTGCGCGCGGCCGTACATGCGCACCACCCCGAGCACGAGCAACCGTGTCGCCGACAACCGGGCCTCCCTCTCGACAAGGCGCGTGACGCCCTCCGTAGGCTAATAAGGTATGAGCACCCCTGTGTTGACCGCGGTGGCCTGGCCCTACGCCAACGGCCCCCGCCACATCGGCCACGTGTCCGGATTCGGCGTCCCGTCCGACGTCTTCTCCCGCTACCAGCGAATGGCCGGCAACCGGGTGCTCATGGTCTCCGGCACCGACGAACACGGCACCCCGATCACGGTCCAGGCCGACAAGGAGAACTCGACCCCGCAGCTGACGGCGGACAAGTACACCCGCCAGATCGGCACCGACCTGCAGGGCCTCGGCCTCTCCTACGACCTGTTCACCCGGACCACGACCGGCAACCACGCCGAGGTGACGCAGCAGATCTTCCTCGCGCTGCACCGCAACGGCTACGTCGTGCCGAAGACCACGCGCGGGGCGATCAGCCCGTCCACCGGCCGCACGCTGCCCGACCGCTACGTCGAGGGCACCTGCCCGATCTGCGGGTACGACGGCGCGCGCGGCGACCAGTGCGACAACTGCGGCAACCAGCTCGACGCCGCGGAGCTGATCAACCCGAAGTCGCGGATCAACGGCGAGACGCCGAAGTTCGTCGAGACCGAGCACTACTTCCTCGACCTGCCGGCGTTCACCAAGACCCTCGGCGACTGGCTGGGCACCAAGACCGACTGGCGCCCGAACGTCCTCAACTTCACGAAGAACCTGATCGACGACATGCGGCCGCGGCCGATCACCCGCGACCTCGACTGGGGCGTCAAGATCCCCCTCGACGGCTGGCGCGACCAGCCGCTGAAGCGGTTCTACGTCTGGTTCGACGCGGTGATCGGGTACTTCTCGGCGAGCGTCGAGTGGGCCCGCCGGTCCGGCAACCCGGACGCGTGGCAGGAGTGGTGGAACAACCCCGATGCCCGGTCGTACTACTTCATGGGCAAGGACAACATCACCTTCCACGCCCAGATCTGGCCTGCGCTGCTTTTCGGCCACAACGGCGAGGGCGACAAGGGCGGCGAGCCGGGCAAGTACGGCAAGCTGCACCTGCCCGACGAGATCGTCTCCAGCGAGTTCCTCACCATGAGCGGCTCGAAGTTCTCGACCTCGCGCGGGCGCGTGATCTACGTCGAGGACTTCCTGCGCGACTTCGGCCCGGACACGCTGCGGTACTTCATCTCGGTCGCCGGCCCGGAGACCCAGGACACCGACTTCACCTGGGACGAGTTCGTCCGCCGGACCAACTTCGAGCTGGCCAACGAGTGGGGCAACCTGGTCAACCGGTCCATCTCGATGGCGCACAAGAACGTCGGCGCC
The window above is part of the Amycolatopsis camponoti genome. Proteins encoded here:
- a CDS encoding ATP-binding cassette domain-containing protein; protein product: MITARGLERRFRRKGRTGGEVHAVKGVDLDVEAGELVGFLGPNGAGKTTTLRMLTTLLKPTAGTATVGGRDLLADPLGVRERIGYVAQGGGSSPETTVADELELQGRLYRMSKADAIARGAALTEQLDLTGLDQRLTRTLSGGQRRRLDIALGLIHSPGLVFLDEPSTGLDPQSRANLWEHIRRLRAEQGVTVFLTTHYLDEADALSDRLIVIDDGRIVAEGTPDALKARVSGDRVEVGVDPEQGADAAEIAGRLPGAHELSVADGLVRFRVPRGDVALPELLRALDTKSIPMLSVQVHRPTLDDVFLTLTGRSLREAEEGPRAA
- a CDS encoding PadR family transcriptional regulator translates to MSATRLLVLGVVRMYGRAHGYQVRRELLTWSADKWANVQPGSIYHALKKMTAEDLLEQVDVEPGEGGPDRTAYRLTGEGEQEYQVLLSKALSDPELNHPDLSAAISLMTTLPRARVINLLRHRLVHLRAEQQQATLMLEELKVNMGQGTPEHVGELYRLWGGITDTSLAWLEGLIARLEAGEYVMAGESGDAFGEPPAR
- the metG gene encoding methionine--tRNA ligase, with the translated sequence MSTPVLTAVAWPYANGPRHIGHVSGFGVPSDVFSRYQRMAGNRVLMVSGTDEHGTPITVQADKENSTPQLTADKYTRQIGTDLQGLGLSYDLFTRTTTGNHAEVTQQIFLALHRNGYVVPKTTRGAISPSTGRTLPDRYVEGTCPICGYDGARGDQCDNCGNQLDAAELINPKSRINGETPKFVETEHYFLDLPAFTKTLGDWLGTKTDWRPNVLNFTKNLIDDMRPRPITRDLDWGVKIPLDGWRDQPLKRFYVWFDAVIGYFSASVEWARRSGNPDAWQEWWNNPDARSYYFMGKDNITFHAQIWPALLFGHNGEGDKGGEPGKYGKLHLPDEIVSSEFLTMSGSKFSTSRGRVIYVEDFLRDFGPDTLRYFISVAGPETQDTDFTWDEFVRRTNFELANEWGNLVNRSISMAHKNVGAIPRPEAPTAADEDLKALSRKAFDTAGAHLARSRFKLAASEAMKVVTAANKYISDQEPWKLKDDPARRDTVLHTALQVVSDANTLLTPFLPHSAQKVHEALGGTGVWAAQPELKEVEDLDIDGRVNPILTGDYAGEQAKWESKPIEVGKPLQKPSPLFTKLDPALGETGPEWAPITKD